One Vallitalea pronyensis genomic region harbors:
- a CDS encoding carbohydrate ABC transporter permease, with translation MSRIFNYKNFLRLNHVIMFVLVLLTLFPFLYMLAVSFSSSRAVMASEVFLLPKDFNLVAYSHVLKQDQFWIGYKNTVLYTALGTSISLTLTIMAAYPLSKKNLYGGPLVMKFMIFTMFFSGGLIPNFILIRDLGLYDTMWAMVLPGAMNAYNVMIMKTFFQGIPDDLKSAAKIDGLTDIGVLMRVVLPLSKPIIATIGLFMAVWLWNEWFMSLIYLKSDVKRPVAMYLRNIVLGAMNTIKSGQQMDQHSAKTVPATLQASTIMLTSIPILCVYPFVQKYFAKGILIGSVKG, from the coding sequence ATGAGTAGAATATTTAACTATAAGAATTTTTTAAGATTAAATCATGTCATTATGTTTGTCCTTGTTCTTTTGACATTATTTCCATTTCTATATATGCTGGCTGTATCATTTAGTAGTTCAAGAGCCGTCATGGCATCAGAAGTTTTTTTATTGCCAAAAGATTTCAATCTTGTTGCATATAGCCATGTATTGAAACAGGACCAGTTTTGGATAGGTTATAAAAACACAGTTCTCTATACAGCACTTGGAACATCAATCAGTCTTACTTTAACCATAATGGCTGCTTATCCATTATCGAAAAAAAATTTATATGGTGGTCCGCTAGTGATGAAATTCATGATATTTACCATGTTCTTTTCAGGAGGTTTAATTCCTAACTTCATCTTAATTAGAGACCTAGGTTTATATGATACCATGTGGGCAATGGTGTTGCCTGGTGCAATGAATGCCTACAACGTTATGATCATGAAAACATTTTTCCAAGGTATACCTGATGATCTGAAGAGTGCAGCGAAAATAGATGGTTTAACAGATATTGGGGTCCTCATGCGTGTTGTGCTTCCATTATCAAAACCCATTATTGCAACGATTGGTTTATTTATGGCAGTTTGGCTATGGAATGAGTGGTTTATGTCCTTAATCTATCTAAAATCAGATGTGAAACGACCCGTTGCCATGTATTTGAGAAATATCGTTCTAGGTGCAATGAATACCATTAAATCTGGACAGCAAATGGATCAGCATTCAGCTAAGACCGTACCTGCAACCCTTCAAGCATCCACCATCATGCTTACGAGTATTCCAATTCTATGTGTTTACCCCTTTGTACAAAAGTATTTTGCAAAAGGTATTTTAATAGGATCGGTTAAAGGTTAG
- a CDS encoding helix-turn-helix domain-containing protein, translating to MFKSFKKNSLFYTIFFYFITAIFGAFIFLLFTNTYYLNILQEKTKEQYAHELKNLSETLNTIVEEIHYTTAMFNTTEDLREILTTRWSFKNDDLTVLTNSMHALSTFKRTKSFIHSIIVISEEDDLVLTNFGTGRIEEFFHVLMDYDKYDTDYWLNVEGIRERYRLLPPSIVTNNVTKVKTKVIPIMQFSADNRIYTDPVIVNLEASYFESLLNETKLSDNSILFHFTQDFILSITDAEPHLPLSEDALIQLAQDNQEKARDIIHINGKRYLIVTYNSPMFHHTVCAITPYSDLWRESWSILILALIIFSIGLVLLTFLSFKLSSKIYAPIHSVTLRLKEQFSSDSDTTIKNDLDFLNHSFQSILSEIVKLKADLNLAIPYVCERYLVSLFEDSEILNEEEVVDFLAQYDFNFPNKNFMVIYSVLNFNKSFYELHTKAEFNAICQGSLLIANESFSALEHRYIFSPAANQICVILNLPHELDKKKITESIFKYHDALDIANNLLIVHSGVGLMYSNLNGLKKSYKEALEASSQITYLTKSMIRTYNPTDNTNNFSRYTIEEENHLINYLLQGDEAMVMQQYDMILDRNLKENISCHALKELYLRLYNTTLRVINRRNHNIYDIMGEDYINISSQLGELHIDKLYTYVKNVYLRTILIHNKECAAKDIKNLKAYLDAHYTEDIYLDAIAEYYGKSANYMSKYIKKTLGVSYQDYISSLRIEKAKDYLKSTNISINDISKKIGFNTRYPFIRKFKILEGITPSEYRQLHKVL from the coding sequence ATGTTTAAATCATTCAAGAAAAACAGCCTTTTCTATACCATTTTTTTCTATTTTATAACTGCTATCTTTGGTGCCTTTATTTTTCTCCTTTTTACAAACACATATTATCTGAACATCTTACAAGAAAAAACCAAAGAACAATACGCTCATGAACTTAAAAACCTTTCAGAAACTTTAAACACCATTGTTGAAGAAATTCATTATACCACTGCCATGTTTAACACAACTGAAGACTTACGGGAAATTCTAACCACACGATGGTCTTTTAAAAACGATGATTTAACGGTGTTAACAAATTCAATGCATGCATTAAGTACGTTTAAACGAACAAAATCATTTATTCATTCCATTATTGTGATTTCCGAAGAAGATGATCTGGTTCTTACTAATTTTGGAACTGGTAGGATTGAAGAATTTTTCCATGTTTTAATGGATTATGATAAATATGATACAGATTACTGGTTGAATGTTGAAGGGATAAGAGAAAGATACAGGCTTCTACCACCAAGTATCGTAACGAATAATGTGACGAAAGTCAAAACGAAAGTCATTCCCATTATGCAATTTAGTGCTGACAACAGGATTTATACAGATCCCGTTATCGTTAACCTTGAAGCATCCTACTTTGAAAGTCTTCTAAACGAAACAAAGCTTTCGGATAACTCTATTTTATTCCACTTTACTCAAGATTTTATATTAAGCATTACGGATGCAGAACCTCATTTGCCTCTCTCTGAAGATGCCTTAATCCAATTAGCACAAGATAATCAAGAAAAAGCGAGAGATATTATCCACATCAATGGAAAAAGATACTTAATTGTGACCTATAATAGCCCTATGTTCCACCATACTGTATGTGCCATAACACCTTACTCTGATTTATGGAGAGAATCATGGTCCATTCTTATTCTAGCTCTCATTATCTTTTCCATTGGACTCGTTCTTCTTACCTTCCTTAGTTTTAAGCTAAGCAGTAAGATTTATGCTCCTATTCATAGCGTTACCCTAAGATTAAAGGAACAATTCAGCAGTGATTCTGATACCACCATAAAGAATGATCTTGATTTCCTTAATCATAGTTTTCAATCCATTCTTAGTGAAATAGTTAAATTGAAAGCTGATCTTAACCTAGCCATCCCCTATGTTTGTGAAAGGTATCTTGTCAGCCTTTTTGAAGATAGTGAAATTTTAAATGAAGAGGAAGTGGTCGATTTTTTAGCACAATATGATTTTAACTTCCCCAATAAAAACTTTATGGTCATTTATTCTGTATTAAACTTTAACAAGAGCTTTTATGAATTACACACAAAAGCAGAATTTAATGCCATTTGTCAAGGAAGTTTACTTATTGCTAATGAATCCTTTTCAGCCCTTGAACATCGTTATATTTTTTCACCAGCGGCCAATCAAATATGCGTTATATTGAACTTACCCCATGAATTGGATAAGAAAAAGATTACAGAAAGTATATTTAAATATCATGACGCATTGGATATAGCTAACAACTTACTTATCGTCCATAGTGGTGTTGGCTTAATGTACTCTAATCTTAATGGTCTAAAAAAATCTTATAAAGAAGCATTGGAGGCAAGTTCACAGATTACGTATCTCACAAAATCAATGATTCGCACCTATAATCCCACGGACAATACCAACAACTTTAGTCGTTATACCATAGAAGAAGAAAATCACTTAATAAATTACTTGTTACAAGGTGATGAAGCAATGGTTATGCAGCAATATGATATGATTTTGGATAGAAATCTAAAAGAAAACATCTCCTGCCATGCACTCAAAGAGCTCTATCTCCGTCTTTACAACACCACATTAAGGGTAATCAACAGAAGAAATCATAATATTTATGATATCATGGGAGAAGATTACATAAACATCAGTTCTCAACTAGGTGAATTACACATCGATAAACTTTACACGTATGTTAAAAACGTGTATTTAAGAACCATTTTGATTCATAACAAAGAATGTGCTGCTAAAGATATCAAAAACCTTAAGGCTTACCTGGATGCACATTATACAGAAGATATCTATTTGGATGCCATTGCTGAATATTATGGTAAATCAGCTAACTACATGTCCAAATATATCAAAAAGACATTAGGTGTGTCCTATCAAGACTATATCTCTTCCTTACGGATAGAAAAGGCAAAAGATTACTTAAAATCCACTAACATTAGTATTAATGATATATCTAAAAAAATTGGTTTTAATACCAGATATCCATTTATTAGGAAGTTTAAAATCTTAGAAGGTATCACACCTAGTGAGTATAGACAACTACATAAAGTCCTTTAG
- a CDS encoding ABC transporter permease: protein METVKLYSKKKRKVPFKQIKRDYRLYLLLILPVIYFAIFKYAPMYGITIAFKRFQPGGGMLSGEWVGLLYFKKLVQDPTFWNVFKNTFILSFSALVIGFPIPIIFALLLNEVRNNKQKRFIQTVTYLPRFLSTVVVVSMLFNLLSPSTGIVNEIIKFFGGEPIFFMNEASWFRTVYIASDIWQFMGWNAILYIAALAGVDPNLYEAARIDGANHWHQVVHVTIPGIMPTIVITLILAVGNTLNLGFEKVLLMYNPKIYETADILQTYIYRLGLASQIPRFSSATAAGLFQAVICLVLLWTTNQLARKNTDYSLW from the coding sequence TTGGAAACAGTCAAACTTTATAGTAAGAAAAAAAGAAAGGTTCCATTTAAGCAGATTAAAAGAGATTATAGGCTATATCTGTTACTCATTCTTCCTGTTATTTATTTTGCCATATTCAAATATGCACCCATGTATGGTATTACAATAGCTTTTAAACGTTTTCAACCTGGTGGGGGAATGTTATCAGGTGAATGGGTTGGTTTATTGTATTTTAAAAAGTTAGTTCAAGATCCTACTTTTTGGAATGTGTTTAAAAACACGTTTATTTTAAGTTTCTCAGCACTTGTAATAGGGTTCCCTATACCCATTATATTTGCATTGTTACTTAATGAAGTGAGAAATAATAAGCAAAAAAGGTTTATTCAGACGGTTACCTATTTACCAAGATTTTTATCCACAGTCGTTGTTGTATCCATGCTATTCAATCTACTATCACCATCAACAGGTATCGTTAATGAGATTATAAAATTCTTTGGTGGTGAGCCAATCTTCTTTATGAATGAAGCCAGCTGGTTTAGAACAGTCTATATTGCATCCGATATATGGCAATTCATGGGATGGAACGCCATATTATATATTGCTGCATTAGCAGGAGTTGATCCGAATCTGTATGAAGCCGCACGTATAGATGGGGCTAATCACTGGCATCAAGTGGTTCATGTAACGATACCCGGTATTATGCCAACGATTGTCATCACTTTAATTCTTGCTGTTGGTAATACGTTGAACTTAGGTTTTGAAAAAGTTCTTCTTATGTATAACCCCAAAATATATGAAACAGCAGATATCTTACAGACGTATATCTATCGATTAGGTCTTGCATCCCAGATACCAAGGTTCTCCAGCGCAACTGCTGCAGGATTATTCCAAGCGGTCATTTGTTTAGTATTATTATGGACGACGAATCAACTTGCAAGAAAAAATACAGATTATAGTTTGTGGTAG
- a CDS encoding WYL domain-containing protein, giving the protein MMDLFSEVHGLYYQMIQDILQKAHKQPLTKQQVCGLLQEKGFQETFYNLAPRLLEETMDSYHLLIQHHKGYQSILDAEPITLMTHLEKMWLKSMLSDKRINLFFDSQDMASLETALEDTETLYDDDSIITVGQANDGDPFSDGLYREHFQKICYGITHKKLLQITYLNAKGVTKWSSYAPHRLEYSIKDDKFRLNAVQINQDKLLYFSKINVARILQVTIMEDATYPTDMDTFISSHKKKEPIEMVLTNERQGFERCFIHLSNYERNTEYDDETGTCRIKLYYYDVDEPELIILLLSYGPVLKVLGPPSFKAKMQERILRQKELFLHHNQWND; this is encoded by the coding sequence ATGATGGATTTATTCAGTGAAGTTCATGGGCTCTACTATCAGATGATACAAGACATACTCCAAAAAGCTCATAAACAACCCCTAACCAAACAACAAGTATGTGGTCTGCTACAGGAAAAGGGTTTTCAAGAAACCTTTTATAACCTGGCACCCAGATTATTAGAAGAAACCATGGATTCCTACCATCTACTTATTCAACATCATAAGGGTTATCAATCCATATTAGATGCTGAACCGATCACGTTAATGACTCATTTAGAAAAAATGTGGTTAAAAAGTATGTTATCCGATAAACGCATTAACCTCTTCTTTGATAGTCAAGACATGGCATCTCTAGAAACAGCTTTGGAGGATACAGAAACTTTATATGACGATGACTCTATTATTACAGTGGGTCAAGCCAATGATGGTGATCCTTTTTCAGATGGCCTATACAGAGAACATTTTCAAAAGATATGCTATGGGATTACCCATAAAAAGTTACTTCAAATAACTTACCTGAATGCAAAAGGTGTAACAAAATGGAGCAGCTATGCTCCTCACCGCCTTGAATATTCCATTAAAGATGATAAATTTCGTTTGAATGCGGTTCAGATTAATCAGGATAAACTGCTCTATTTTAGTAAAATTAATGTGGCACGTATCCTTCAAGTGACTATCATGGAAGATGCTACATACCCTACTGACATGGATACCTTCATAAGTTCCCATAAAAAAAAGGAACCCATTGAAATGGTGCTAACCAATGAACGCCAAGGATTCGAACGCTGTTTTATTCACTTGTCTAATTATGAAAGAAACACCGAATATGATGATGAAACTGGAACCTGTCGGATAAAATTGTATTACTATGATGTGGATGAGCCTGAATTAATTATCCTGTTACTCTCCTATGGACCCGTTCTAAAGGTACTTGGTCCACCATCATTCAAAGCAAAAATGCAAGAGCGGATCTTACGTCAAAAAGAACTGTTTTTGCACCATAATCAATGGAATGATTAG
- a CDS encoding extracellular solute-binding protein — translation MRQSSKLRKWFIMPLVVVMVVSLFVGCGSGGEKESSDSKESSSSAEKSGDKNTQKNDEASPMLGDQPITVTMLYSDNSNYPAQSDWMILTEIKERLNVDLQLETVPESDYVARRTVTLNSGDLPDIISKTFGHDISPYIPAELILPISDYIDQMPHFKAFIEKYDYHADLDNAREANGKYYFLPINANPQRTNSHGWMIRMDQVEEYGLKMPTTMDEIYEAAKVWKEHNPDDYPISNRFTASNILSKIAPAFDTIGGWTLGNMFLYDQAADNFFFAPATEAYKEMLLWTNKLYEEGLLDPEFTTLDSTLYEERIKNGEQFIMVDWIGNELRYNRDGPEQSGNPDYNVQPFMPPKGPRGTFSGGKINKFEQSWVISAAVAERDDFDLVLQFIDWFYSDEAAELTSFGREGVDFEILDNGRKEFMDFDLDYTAINGVPQNSLTARKDDDLFKSRKTDYVIDLFTQMDEEGVFSPKDPSITLTDLEKEEEGFYRSSLNDYVLQKTEEFIFGVESFDNWDAFVAECEAKGSGDLDVLYNTAYDRQK, via the coding sequence ATGAGACAAAGTAGTAAGTTACGTAAATGGTTTATAATGCCACTAGTAGTTGTCATGGTAGTATCGTTATTTGTAGGCTGTGGTTCAGGAGGCGAAAAAGAAAGCTCAGACAGCAAAGAAAGTTCATCGTCAGCAGAGAAAAGTGGAGATAAAAATACACAAAAGAATGATGAAGCTTCACCCATGCTTGGTGATCAACCCATAACTGTAACCATGTTATATTCAGATAATTCAAATTACCCAGCACAAAGTGATTGGATGATTCTCACGGAGATCAAAGAACGCTTGAATGTAGATCTTCAACTAGAAACAGTTCCTGAATCGGACTATGTAGCTCGGCGAACAGTTACACTGAATTCAGGTGATTTACCAGATATTATATCCAAGACTTTTGGTCATGATATATCACCTTATATACCAGCTGAATTAATCTTACCCATCAGTGACTATATTGATCAAATGCCTCATTTTAAAGCCTTCATAGAAAAATATGACTACCATGCAGATCTTGACAATGCAAGAGAGGCAAATGGTAAATATTATTTCCTACCTATCAATGCGAATCCACAAAGAACAAACAGCCACGGCTGGATGATTCGAATGGACCAAGTAGAAGAGTATGGTTTAAAAATGCCAACGACCATGGATGAAATCTATGAAGCAGCTAAGGTATGGAAAGAGCACAATCCTGACGACTATCCAATCAGTAATAGATTTACAGCTTCAAACATTTTATCAAAAATAGCACCTGCATTTGACACCATTGGTGGTTGGACATTGGGTAATATGTTCCTCTATGATCAAGCAGCAGATAATTTCTTTTTTGCTCCTGCAACAGAAGCGTATAAAGAGATGCTTTTGTGGACGAATAAGCTGTACGAAGAAGGATTGCTTGACCCTGAGTTCACAACACTTGACTCAACATTATATGAGGAACGTATCAAAAACGGTGAGCAATTTATTATGGTTGACTGGATCGGTAATGAACTTCGCTATAACAGAGATGGTCCTGAGCAGTCCGGTAATCCAGATTATAATGTACAACCCTTCATGCCGCCAAAAGGACCCCGTGGTACATTCTCAGGTGGTAAAATAAATAAGTTTGAACAATCATGGGTTATTAGTGCAGCAGTCGCTGAGCGAGATGACTTTGATTTAGTGCTTCAATTTATTGATTGGTTTTACAGTGATGAAGCAGCAGAGTTAACTTCTTTTGGAAGAGAGGGTGTGGATTTTGAAATCCTTGATAACGGCAGAAAAGAGTTTATGGATTTCGATCTTGATTACACAGCCATTAATGGTGTGCCACAAAACAGTTTAACTGCTCGTAAAGACGATGACCTTTTTAAGTCAAGAAAGACAGATTATGTGATTGACCTCTTTACCCAAATGGATGAAGAAGGCGTATTTTCACCTAAAGACCCTAGTATTACCCTTACAGATTTGGAGAAAGAAGAAGAAGGTTTTTACCGTTCAAGTCTAAATGATTATGTTCTTCAAAAAACAGAAGAATTCATCTTTGGCGTTGAATCCTTTGATAACTGGGACGCATTTGTAGCTGAATGTGAAGCTAAAGGAAGCGGCGATTTAGACGTTTTATATAACACAGCTTATGATAGACAAAAATAA
- a CDS encoding slipin family protein, translating to MKILIKINERGLLFKDGNYEKCLKARSYFYMPFHKYEVVVMDINKPFIPKGYAIDTFLEDEALLEELDIVNVEHNQLVVHYCEGRLKGVLSTGKYAFWHVHHHNEFQVIDFKKTEIGEDFDKTLLKHSQLRGKYLEVHIAPYEQGILLYDHKMQKTLQPGRYFYWTVFKDVEVRKVDLRKTQVDMVGQEIMTADKVTLRINFVCGYRITNIHKVIMEIQDIYNQIYLFLQLVLREYVGTLKLDDLLRVKHEIGDYVLQRLKEKEGELGIEYLDAGVKDVILPGDIKDILNTVLIAEKKAQAKVITRREEIASTRSLLNTAKLMDENKTLYKLKELEHMEKICDKIGHLSVSGGANMMEMLTEAFIK from the coding sequence ATGAAAATATTGATTAAAATTAATGAAAGAGGACTTTTATTTAAAGATGGTAATTATGAGAAATGTCTTAAGGCACGGTCCTATTTTTATATGCCTTTTCACAAATATGAGGTTGTCGTTATGGATATTAATAAGCCATTTATACCGAAAGGATATGCCATTGATACGTTTTTAGAGGATGAAGCATTGTTAGAAGAATTGGATATTGTCAATGTAGAACATAATCAGTTAGTTGTTCATTACTGTGAAGGACGTTTAAAAGGTGTTTTATCAACTGGGAAATATGCATTCTGGCATGTCCATCACCACAATGAATTTCAAGTCATTGATTTCAAGAAAACAGAGATAGGTGAGGATTTTGATAAAACACTATTAAAGCACTCTCAGTTAAGAGGCAAATACTTAGAAGTACATATTGCACCTTATGAGCAGGGCATCTTGCTATATGATCATAAAATGCAGAAAACCTTACAGCCAGGACGGTATTTCTATTGGACTGTTTTCAAAGATGTTGAGGTAAGGAAAGTGGATTTACGAAAGACTCAGGTTGATATGGTGGGACAGGAGATTATGACAGCAGATAAAGTCACCCTGCGGATTAATTTTGTTTGTGGCTATCGGATTACCAATATACATAAAGTAATCATGGAGATACAGGATATCTATAACCAAATCTATTTGTTTCTGCAATTGGTCCTAAGAGAATATGTGGGCACCCTTAAGTTAGATGATTTGTTAAGAGTAAAGCATGAGATTGGAGATTATGTCCTTCAACGTCTAAAGGAAAAAGAAGGAGAGTTAGGGATCGAATATCTAGACGCAGGGGTAAAAGATGTCATTCTTCCAGGAGACATTAAAGATATTCTTAATACGGTGTTAATTGCAGAAAAGAAAGCTCAAGCCAAGGTCATAACAAGGCGTGAGGAAATTGCGTCCACAAGAAGCTTGCTGAATACAGCTAAACTTATGGATGAGAATAAGACGCTATATAAACTAAAAGAGCTTGAACATATGGAAAAGATATGCGATAAAATCGGCCATTTATCCGTTTCAGGAGGTGCTAACATGATGGAGATGTTAACCGAAGCTTTCATTAAATAG
- a CDS encoding WYL domain-containing protein: MAGFNELVKNHERIRHYIRDFLIYGYKSRNDYAYNSSRSYDNERRRIESYLGDYIRTEHSTRGKRMFISSDTQNMEQNPLSKTWMTKSFTRNDIMLHFMILDTLSSESNLSANAISDVIYERYLSRVDITKPPDTMTIRNKLKEYTMKGYLTSTKKGRSLVYALGTSPIKSLTKTLVKKLYMACGYYQNVIPVGIIGTFIQQKIQDVKDLATFSFRHFYIAHTLDDNILLQLLFALKRHTWVDIHIYNRRQDTVLQLKILPLKIIQNVSLGRRYVSAYSYYTKRYSNYRLDYIRKVTRGHLVKAFQAYQDTLATLRKDTWGINIYHQKDLESVKMTLHIDEAHEQYLIDRIHREGRHGELNKMTNNTFCYEILVIDANEMIPWLRTFIGRIIAFECSNGVIERKFIDDIRKMIDMYGGE; the protein is encoded by the coding sequence ATGGCAGGATTTAATGAACTGGTGAAGAACCACGAACGTATACGCCATTACATAAGGGATTTTTTAATATACGGCTATAAAAGTCGAAACGACTATGCTTATAACAGCAGCCGAAGTTATGACAACGAGCGGCGGCGCATTGAGAGTTACTTAGGGGATTATATCCGAACCGAACACTCAACCCGTGGAAAACGCATGTTTATCTCATCCGATACACAGAACATGGAACAGAATCCTCTCTCAAAGACATGGATGACCAAATCATTTACCCGTAACGATATTATGCTTCACTTTATGATCCTAGACACGTTATCATCTGAATCGAACTTATCGGCTAATGCCATATCTGATGTGATCTATGAACGCTATTTGAGTCGAGTGGATATAACGAAACCTCCTGATACCATGACCATTCGGAATAAATTAAAAGAATATACCATGAAGGGCTACCTAACAAGCACAAAAAAAGGGCGCTCATTGGTATATGCTCTAGGCACATCGCCCATAAAAAGCTTGACTAAAACCCTAGTTAAAAAGCTCTATATGGCTTGTGGTTATTATCAAAATGTAATACCCGTTGGAATCATCGGGACTTTCATCCAACAGAAAATACAAGACGTTAAGGACTTGGCTACTTTCTCTTTTCGTCATTTTTACATTGCACATACCCTGGATGACAATATACTCCTACAGCTTCTATTTGCCCTAAAACGCCATACATGGGTGGATATACATATCTATAATAGACGACAAGATACAGTCCTCCAGCTTAAGATTCTACCATTAAAAATTATTCAAAATGTAAGTCTCGGTCGACGTTATGTATCTGCCTATAGTTATTATACAAAACGCTATAGCAATTATCGTCTTGATTATATTCGAAAAGTAACACGGGGCCATCTTGTGAAAGCCTTTCAAGCGTATCAAGATACATTAGCAACCCTTCGTAAGGATACCTGGGGTATCAATATCTACCATCAAAAGGATCTTGAATCTGTTAAAATGACGCTACATATTGATGAAGCCCATGAGCAGTATCTTATTGATCGCATTCACCGTGAAGGTCGACATGGTGAGCTAAACAAGATGACGAACAACACCTTTTGTTATGAGATTCTTGTCATTGATGCTAACGAAATGATACCTTGGTTACGTACTTTTATAGGGCGTATAATCGCTTTTGAATGCTCCAATGGTGTTATAGAACGAAAATTTATAGATGATATTCGAAAGATGATTGACATGTATGGAGGCGAATGA
- a CDS encoding NCS2 family permease — protein sequence MEKFFKLKENNTNVKTEVIAGFTTFMAMAYIIVVNPGVLVGWENMGNPLFNSVLVATCISAAIGTLIMGLYAKLPFAQAPGMGLNAFFAITIMGIMGYTFNQGLAIVFISGCIFILLTLTGLREKIVDAIPANIKYAITAGIGLFIALIGLKNAGLLVISPTDGYFLCDFSKYSEVKPALVALIGLVIIAILMMYKVRGALLYGILIATLIGIPFGVTDINSLQGASWTPPSIEPTLFQLDFGGLFADKGALDAILALIMVVVAFTLVDMFDTIGTLVGTATRAGMVDKNGRVIRMNKALMADAVATTAGALLGTSTVTTYLESNTGISEGGRTGLTAVVVAILFVLALFLSPIALLIPGAATAPALIIVGVLMIGAVKNIDFDGIDNALPAFLTMVMMPFTQSIATGIAFGFISFSALKLFKGKGKEVHPIIYVLAILFIIRFIIMPG from the coding sequence ATGGAAAAGTTTTTTAAGTTAAAAGAAAACAACACGAATGTAAAGACTGAAGTTATTGCGGGGTTTACGACATTTATGGCTATGGCGTATATCATTGTCGTTAATCCAGGTGTACTCGTAGGATGGGAGAACATGGGAAATCCATTGTTTAATTCTGTTCTTGTAGCAACTTGTATTTCTGCAGCAATTGGTACGCTCATTATGGGACTCTATGCTAAGTTGCCATTTGCACAAGCACCTGGTATGGGGTTGAATGCTTTTTTTGCAATCACCATCATGGGTATTATGGGGTACACATTTAATCAAGGTTTAGCAATTGTTTTCATCTCAGGTTGTATATTCATTTTACTTACTTTGACAGGGCTTAGAGAAAAGATTGTTGATGCCATTCCAGCAAATATTAAATATGCTATCACTGCTGGTATTGGTTTGTTCATTGCACTAATTGGTCTTAAAAATGCAGGTCTACTTGTTATTAGCCCAACAGATGGTTATTTTTTATGTGATTTTAGTAAATATAGCGAAGTAAAACCCGCACTTGTTGCTTTAATCGGACTTGTTATCATTGCTATATTAATGATGTACAAAGTTAGAGGTGCACTACTCTATGGTATTTTAATTGCTACACTTATTGGTATACCTTTTGGTGTAACTGACATTAATTCGTTACAAGGTGCTAGCTGGACACCACCAAGTATCGAGCCAACTTTATTTCAATTAGATTTTGGAGGGCTATTTGCTGATAAAGGAGCATTAGATGCAATCTTAGCTTTAATCATGGTAGTCGTTGCCTTTACACTTGTTGATATGTTTGATACCATCGGTACGTTAGTTGGAACAGCTACCCGTGCTGGTATGGTAGATAAAAATGGTCGTGTTATTCGTATGAACAAAGCTTTAATGGCAGATGCTGTGGCTACAACTGCTGGTGCGTTATTAGGAACATCAACAGTTACTACATATTTAGAAAGTAATACAGGTATCTCAGAAGGTGGTAGAACAGGTTTAACAGCTGTGGTTGTTGCCATTCTATTTGTCTTAGCATTATTCTTATCGCCCATTGCATTACTAATCCCTGGTGCAGCCACTGCTCCAGCACTGATTATTGTGGGTGTATTGATGATTGGTGCCGTTAAGAACATTGATTTTGATGGTATCGATAATGCCCTTCCAGCATTCTTAACAATGGTGATGATGCCTTTCACACAAAGTATTGCAACAGGTATCGCATTTGGATTCATTTCCTTCAGTGCCCTTAAATTATTCAAAGGCAAAGGAAAAGAAGTCCATCCAATTATCTATGTACTGGCAATCCTGTTCATTATAAGATTCATTATCATGCCAGGTTAA